In the Gemmatimonadota bacterium genome, one interval contains:
- a CDS encoding FRG domain-containing protein, translated as MHEVVVESVVDLVARIEEYREHSVLYRGVGRTTFTLMPSLGRYLAQMEASGLGRADLLRDERGLLDAFKQQSLPYLTIRPSDDWEWLALAQHYRLPTRCLDWSRSPLVALYFALEPAVTYGRRDEDGDVAVYVWIDSEVEVLGASQLAGRSPWDLERTVVFQPPRTHPRISSQSAALSVHPKPWEELDDASVEKLIIPRGARYRFLEFLLHTGVNADTLFPDLEGLSRKLTTRLLELTPWTYEQSAGPGSVGDG; from the coding sequence GTGCACGAAGTCGTTGTGGAGTCCGTCGTCGATCTGGTGGCTCGAATCGAAGAGTATCGGGAGCACTCCGTACTCTATCGGGGCGTGGGTCGGACGACGTTCACACTCATGCCATCGCTCGGCCGCTACCTCGCGCAGATGGAGGCGAGCGGCCTAGGGCGTGCGGACCTGCTTCGGGATGAGAGGGGGTTGTTGGACGCCTTCAAGCAACAGTCCCTCCCGTACTTGACGATTCGCCCCTCCGATGACTGGGAGTGGCTCGCTCTCGCGCAGCACTACCGCCTTCCGACTCGCTGCCTCGATTGGTCGCGCAGTCCGCTGGTCGCGCTGTACTTCGCGCTCGAGCCGGCGGTGACATACGGCCGCCGAGACGAAGACGGTGATGTCGCTGTCTACGTTTGGATCGATTCAGAGGTAGAGGTTCTAGGGGCGAGTCAGCTTGCTGGCAGAAGTCCCTGGGATCTTGAGCGGACGGTCGTATTCCAGCCGCCTCGGACCCACCCGAGGATCTCCTCGCAGTCAGCTGCACTTTCCGTTCACCCGAAGCCATGGGAGGAGCTCGACGACGCTTCCGTCGAGAAGCTCATCATTCCGCGGGGAGCGCGCTATCGCTTCTTGGAGTTTCTGCTACACACGGGCGTCAACGCGGACACCCTCTTTCCCGACTTGGAGGGGCTCAGCAGGAAACTCACGACTCGGCTGCTCGAGTTGACGCCGTGGACGTACGAACAATCCGCGGGCCCCGGCAGTGTCGGCGACGGTTAG
- a CDS encoding site-specific integrase translates to MATTRLTKRSVDALPAPPECDYFVWDDTLKGFGVRVTEHAGIVRRAYVVGYRPASGQGFRRHTIGAHGPLTLQEARRRAKRLLADVLEGTDPAETRRQARARRSVREVGEAYLREVGVRRKATTATEYGRLWALHVVPALGALAVGAATTADVRRLHRALHATPYQANRVLAMLGAFFSFAEDEGLRERHSNPAHAVKPYPEVPRERFLSAAEVARLGEVLTRAERHGLPAAGNKRRSPPAKKPQNRPKSADTPRRANPFAIAALRLLLLTGCREGEILSLRWDAVDLERGFLRLADTKTGKSVRPLGAAAAQLLEALPRVHGSPFVFPGSKAGQHLKDLNRLWHAVRTAAELPDVRIHDLRHSFAAVSATGGDSLLVTRALLGHRNIATTARYAHLSDDPVKAAADRASASLAAWLGGKETPVTPLRKGKA, encoded by the coding sequence ATGGCCACGACTCGCCTGACCAAGCGCAGCGTTGACGCCCTCCCTGCCCCGCCGGAATGCGACTACTTCGTCTGGGACGACACCCTGAAAGGGTTCGGCGTGCGCGTCACGGAGCACGCCGGCATTGTGCGACGCGCCTACGTTGTCGGCTACCGGCCGGCCAGCGGACAGGGGTTCCGGCGCCACACGATCGGCGCGCACGGTCCGCTCACGCTCCAGGAGGCGCGCCGACGGGCGAAGCGTCTCCTCGCCGACGTCCTCGAGGGCACCGATCCTGCCGAGACCCGACGCCAGGCCCGCGCCCGGCGCAGCGTGCGGGAGGTAGGAGAAGCCTACCTCCGCGAGGTAGGCGTGCGACGCAAGGCCACCACGGCGACGGAGTACGGGCGCCTCTGGGCCCTGCACGTCGTGCCGGCGCTCGGAGCGCTTGCCGTGGGCGCCGCCACGACGGCGGACGTGCGGCGCCTGCACCGTGCCCTCCACGCGACGCCCTACCAGGCCAATCGCGTCCTGGCGATGCTCGGCGCGTTCTTCTCCTTCGCGGAGGACGAGGGGCTCCGCGAGCGCCACAGCAATCCGGCGCACGCCGTGAAGCCCTACCCGGAGGTCCCCCGCGAGCGATTCCTGAGCGCCGCGGAAGTGGCGCGCCTGGGCGAGGTGCTCACGCGGGCCGAACGACACGGACTTCCCGCCGCTGGCAACAAGCGACGGTCCCCGCCGGCCAAGAAGCCGCAGAATCGGCCCAAGTCCGCCGACACGCCGCGCCGCGCCAACCCCTTCGCGATCGCGGCGCTCCGCCTGTTGCTGCTCACCGGCTGCCGCGAGGGCGAGATCCTGTCGCTGCGATGGGACGCGGTCGACCTGGAACGGGGCTTCCTGCGCCTGGCGGACACCAAGACGGGAAAAAGTGTGCGTCCCCTGGGGGCAGCCGCTGCGCAGCTCCTCGAGGCGCTCCCACGCGTCCACGGCTCCCCGTTCGTCTTTCCTGGCAGCAAGGCCGGCCAGCACCTCAAGGACCTCAATCGCCTCTGGCACGCGGTGCGCACCGCCGCGGAGCTCCCGGACGTCCGGATCCACGATCTCCGCCACTCCTTCGCGGCCGTGTCGGCAACGGGCGGGGACTCCCTGCTCGTGACGCGGGCCCTCCTGGGGCACCGGAACATCGCGACCACGGCGCGCTACGCCCACCTCTCCGACGATCCCGTCAAAGCAGCGGCGGACCGGGCCTCCGCGTCGCTCGCGGCGTGGCTCGGCGGGAAGGAGACGCCCGTCACGCCGCTCAGGAAGGGGAAGGCGTAG
- a CDS encoding DUF2335 domain-containing protein: MPTPAGGHVMAARHEQSVSVEQSVWTSPIPPAHALAEYQALIPDAPERFLRLAEQQSAHRRSMEAKVVTSNIWRDHMGQVFAFLLAAGAMGGGFWMMHEGRSAEGLTTFLSAVAGLAAVFVTARRRQARELAAKSGGDALARRR, from the coding sequence ATGCCCACGCCGGCCGGCGGGCATGTCATGGCCGCGCGTCATGAGCAGTCTGTCAGCGTCGAGCAGAGTGTCTGGACCTCGCCGATCCCGCCCGCGCATGCCCTGGCAGAGTATCAGGCGCTCATCCCAGATGCTCCCGAGCGATTTCTGCGACTGGCGGAGCAGCAGTCTGCGCATCGGCGAAGCATGGAGGCCAAGGTGGTCACGTCCAACATCTGGCGCGACCACATGGGTCAGGTGTTCGCCTTCCTACTCGCGGCCGGCGCCATGGGCGGCGGCTTCTGGATGATGCATGAGGGACGATCGGCCGAAGGCCTGACGACATTCCTCTCGGCGGTCGCCGGGTTAGCCGCGGTCTTCGTCACGGCGCGAAGGCGCCAAGCGCGCGAACTGGCCGCAAAGTCCGGCGGCGACGCGCTGGCGCGGCGTCGCTAG
- a CDS encoding DUF4037 domain-containing protein, whose amino-acid sequence MISFLERFRIQFADIPAVESIAVSGSRARTSAPADPASDVDLYVFTRGHVPLATREVVVARLGGTATAQLDQHFWGLSDQWIDPASGLHIDVNYFDAGWMQDSVVRVVEAHQASLGYTTCFWRTIQQSQPLFDRASWLAGLKARCLVAYPEALRRNIIAHNHPVLRSIYTSYAAQVATAVARGDLVSVNHRVAALLASYFDCLFAANRVLHPGEKRLVEFALANCRSLPPRMADDIAALLLAAAAAPDTLALRIDALLDGLEVALDHADDTSVGPPSPAT is encoded by the coding sequence GTGATCTCCTTCCTCGAGCGCTTCCGCATCCAGTTCGCGGACATCCCCGCGGTGGAGTCGATTGCCGTCAGCGGGTCACGCGCGCGGACTTCGGCCCCGGCCGATCCGGCGTCCGACGTGGACCTCTACGTCTTCACGCGGGGTCACGTCCCCCTGGCGACCCGGGAGGTCGTGGTCGCGCGACTCGGGGGCACCGCGACGGCGCAGCTCGACCAGCACTTCTGGGGACTCTCCGACCAGTGGATCGACCCGGCGAGCGGGCTGCACATCGACGTGAACTACTTCGACGCCGGCTGGATGCAGGACAGCGTCGTGCGTGTCGTCGAGGCGCATCAGGCATCGCTCGGATACACGACCTGCTTCTGGCGCACCATCCAGCAATCGCAGCCGCTCTTCGACCGCGCGTCGTGGCTCGCCGGGCTCAAGGCCCGCTGCCTCGTCGCGTATCCCGAGGCGCTGCGCCGCAACATCATCGCGCACAATCATCCCGTCCTGCGGTCGATCTACACGTCCTATGCAGCGCAGGTCGCCACGGCGGTCGCGCGCGGCGATCTGGTGAGCGTCAACCACCGCGTGGCGGCACTGCTCGCGAGCTACTTCGACTGCCTGTTTGCCGCCAACCGTGTCCTGCATCCAGGCGAGAAGCGACTCGTCGAGTTCGCGCTCGCCAACTGCCGGTCGCTCCCGCCGCGTATGGCAGACGACATCGCGGCGCTGCTGCTCGCCGCCGCGGCCGCGCCCGATACCCTGGCGCTCCGAATCGATGCACTCCTCGACGGACTCGAGGTCGCACTCGATCACGCCGACGACACGTCGGTCGGGCCACCCTCCCCCGCCACCTGA
- a CDS encoding helix-turn-helix domain-containing protein, producing MSEAFAFPADADLGAVLVTTQDAARILKRSIQTLANWRVQGRGPRFVSYGGRVLYERAALESFIAQHVRRSTSDVAAPIPPLR from the coding sequence ATGAGCGAGGCGTTCGCCTTCCCCGCCGATGCGGATCTCGGCGCCGTGCTCGTCACCACACAGGACGCCGCCCGCATCCTGAAGCGGTCGATTCAGACGCTCGCTAACTGGCGCGTGCAGGGCCGCGGCCCGCGCTTCGTCTCCTACGGCGGACGCGTCCTCTACGAACGCGCCGCCCTCGAGTCCTTCATCGCGCAGCACGTCCGGCGCTCGACCTCGGACGTCGCCGCTCCCATCCCGCCCCTTCGATGA
- a CDS encoding helix-turn-helix transcriptional regulator, with translation MSESLSDRVRFLVKVGHPRGAKYAAEAIGIPNATLHKILEGQSENPRSRTLQAIADHFATSVRWLLSGDGPPPALLADERPAETTARVLSRLGLDATRRDTGSAFGAVMGLSVWPAVLERALREGAPVAARGVSPNNAAAFFAHRRAAMQHFDECVAELLEALAIEAGEEGARRQLLARDVQEALARVREPMPPVGSVGATPGRADPVASLRKRRRSR, from the coding sequence ATGTCCGAATCTTTGAGCGACCGTGTCCGATTTCTCGTGAAGGTCGGGCATCCGCGCGGGGCGAAGTACGCCGCCGAAGCGATCGGCATTCCGAACGCGACGCTGCACAAGATCCTCGAGGGGCAATCCGAGAACCCTCGCTCCCGCACGCTGCAGGCGATCGCCGATCACTTCGCCACGTCCGTCCGATGGTTGCTGTCGGGCGACGGTCCGCCGCCGGCGCTACTGGCCGATGAGCGCCCGGCGGAGACCACGGCGCGCGTGCTGTCGCGACTTGGCCTCGACGCCACGCGGCGCGACACCGGGTCAGCATTCGGGGCGGTGATGGGGCTCTCGGTGTGGCCGGCGGTTCTGGAACGTGCCCTCCGTGAGGGGGCGCCAGTCGCTGCGCGCGGCGTCTCGCCCAACAACGCGGCCGCGTTCTTCGCGCATCGCCGGGCGGCGATGCAACACTTCGACGAATGCGTGGCGGAACTCCTCGAGGCGCTTGCGATCGAGGCGGGAGAGGAAGGCGCGCGTCGGCAGCTGCTCGCGCGCGACGTGCAAGAGGCGTTAGCACGCGTTCGCGAGCCCATGCCTCCGGTCGGCTCCGTCGGCGCGACGCCGGGGCGCGCCGATCCAGTCGCGTCGCTCCGGAAGCGCAGGCGATCGCGGTAG
- a CDS encoding helix-turn-helix transcriptional regulator: MQGILSMAVRFRLADVLAERTMTQTELSRRSGVSIVTVNGIANNRTTRVDLETLDKLCEVLEVEPGELLERETPKRRRGR; encoded by the coding sequence ATGCAGGGGATCCTCTCGATGGCCGTCCGATTCCGATTGGCGGATGTGCTGGCTGAACGCACGATGACTCAAACGGAGCTCTCGCGACGCTCCGGGGTCAGCATCGTGACGGTGAATGGCATTGCCAACAACCGAACGACGCGCGTTGACCTTGAGACGCTCGATAAACTTTGTGAGGTCCTCGAGGTGGAACCAGGGGAGCTCCTCGAGCGCGAGACGCCGAAGAGGCGTCGCGGACGGTGA
- a CDS encoding AAA family ATPase, translating into MNPPRVPPHDDAAERALLGALLLDARLPDQVLPQLGDADFYRPAHRRIAAAMATLVADGVPVELLGLCDVLRRHGELEACGGQEYLAMLLDDAVTSANIAAPLRLVQEHAARRALLDRMHHASEAVQSGELSAEALRTTLVSDLLGMSPDRSRAGFRPLPVHAVCDEIERRGRGEGSGLRLGWPEFDRQAQGLQAGEVVLICGAPKVGKSTVAAQCGMHVALSGQGGVGYVSAEMSSEAITERLLAALAGVPIGAMRAGTLTDAQYRRLAEASTALFRAPFWIDDGAVPRLQDIVARVLALKAQHPTLARSSSTSCSWSATSLATARRRRAGSDLVRTQGPREARSGCPRRADAAEPEVDRGPSGQAPNAARHLRELRAAQSGGLRRPPVSAGAVRRTPGRYPRSHAGVGGGCQANGHVRRRAALAGHRHARDPTRFVDPPG; encoded by the coding sequence GTGAACCCTCCACGTGTTCCACCCCACGACGACGCCGCGGAGCGCGCGCTCCTGGGCGCACTCCTGCTCGACGCTCGCCTTCCGGATCAGGTACTCCCGCAGCTCGGCGACGCGGACTTCTACCGGCCGGCGCACCGCCGCATCGCGGCGGCGATGGCGACGTTGGTCGCGGACGGGGTCCCGGTCGAGCTGCTCGGTCTCTGCGACGTCCTGCGACGGCACGGGGAGCTCGAGGCGTGCGGCGGCCAGGAGTACCTGGCCATGCTGCTCGACGACGCCGTCACCTCGGCGAACATCGCGGCGCCGTTGCGGCTGGTGCAGGAGCACGCGGCGCGACGCGCCCTGCTCGACCGCATGCACCACGCGAGCGAGGCCGTGCAGAGCGGCGAGCTCTCCGCCGAGGCGTTGCGCACGACACTGGTCTCGGACTTGTTAGGCATGAGTCCGGATCGGTCGCGGGCCGGCTTCCGCCCCCTGCCGGTACACGCCGTCTGCGACGAGATCGAGCGTCGCGGCCGAGGGGAGGGCAGTGGGCTCCGGTTGGGGTGGCCGGAGTTCGACCGGCAGGCGCAAGGGCTGCAGGCGGGCGAAGTCGTCCTGATCTGCGGGGCCCCGAAGGTGGGCAAGTCGACCGTGGCCGCGCAGTGCGGGATGCACGTGGCACTGTCCGGCCAGGGGGGCGTGGGCTACGTCTCAGCCGAGATGAGCAGTGAGGCGATCACCGAGCGCCTGCTCGCCGCGCTCGCCGGCGTGCCGATCGGCGCCATGCGCGCCGGCACGTTGACCGATGCGCAGTACCGGCGCCTTGCCGAGGCGAGCACCGCACTGTTTCGGGCGCCGTTCTGGATCGACGACGGCGCCGTGCCACGTCTCCAGGACATCGTGGCGCGTGTCCTCGCGCTTAAGGCCCAGCATCCCACGCTCGCCCGGTCGTCGTCGACTTCCTGCAGCTGGTCCGCTACCAGCCTGGCGACGGCGCGGCGACGAAGAGCTGGAAGCGATCTCGTACGGACTCAAGGACCTCGCGAAGCGCGCTCAGGTTGTCCTCGTCGCGCCGACGCAGCTGAACCAGAAGTCGATCGAGGACCGTCCGGACAAGCGCCCAATGCTGCGCGACATCTCCGGGAGCTCCGGGCCGCTCAAAGCGGCGGACTTCGTCGCCCTCCTGTATCGGCCGGCGCTGTACGGCGAACTCCCGGCCGGTACCCCCGATCACATGCTGGTGTCGGTGGCGGCTGCCAGGCGAACGGCCACGTTCGACGTCGTGCTGCACTGGCAGGCCACCGTCATGCGCGGGATCCCACACGATTCGTGGATCCGCCCGGATGA